DNA from Aliarcobacter butzleri:
TATATTGATTATATTTTTACTTCTTTTTGTTTGTTTAATGTTTCAAGCTTTAGTTGTAGAAAATCCTTATTCAAGAGGAGAAATTGGAAATATTTTAATTGATTCATTAACTCCTATAATTGGACAAGCAGGACTTTACATTTTTGTAATTGTTGGCTTTATTATTTCATTTTTAGTTTTATTTGAAACTTCAGATTATGACATCGAAGATTTAAAAAGATTAAAAAACAAAATAAAACTAAAAAATAATATAGCTATTTTTAAGAAAAATGAGAAAATAAATACAAACAATAAAAAAGAAATTACTTATAAAATTGAGCAATTAAATAAAATAAAAGATCAAAAAGCACTACTTAAAAGTAATCTTGCTCAAATTGAGTCACAACTACAACTTCAACCACAAAATATTGAAAAAAGAGAAGAGATTGAAACGTCAGTATCTATTAATAATGATATAAACGATATTCAAGTTACAGAGTATCAAAATATAATAGTTGAAGAACTTGAAGAAAATAAAAAACTTTTAGATCAAATAGAAATAGGGGAAACAATAAAACCAAAAGATTTTGAACTTCCTCCAACAATATTTTTTCAAAATCCTCCAAAAGAGAATAAAACAAAAGTAAATGAAGCTTTTATTGATAAAAAAATTGCTGATTTACTTGATAAACTTGCTATGTTTAAAATTGAAGGTGATGTTGTTAGAACTTATACAGGACCAGTTGTAACAACTTTTGAGTTTAAACCAGCACCAAATGTAAAAGTTTCAAAAATTTTGAGCCTTCAAGATGATTTAGCAATGGCATTAAAAGCTCAAACTATTAGAATACAAGCACCAATTCCAGGAAAAGATGTAGTAGGAATAGAAGTTCCAAATGAAGACACACAAACAATATATCTAAGAGAGATGTTAGAAAGTGAAATATTCCAAAGTTCTATTTCTCCTCTTACTATGATTTTAGGAAAAGATATTGTTGGAAAACCATTTATAACAGATTTAAAAAAACTACCACATTTATTAATAGCAGGAACGACAGGAAGTGGAAAATCAGTGGGAATTAACTCTATGATTTTATCACTTTTATATAAAAATTCACCAGATAATCTTCGTTTAGTTATGATTGACCCAAAGATGCTTGAGTTTTCAATGTACAATGATATTCCTCACCTTTTAACACCAGTTATTACAAAAGCTAGTGATGCAATCAATGCTTTAGCAAATATGGTTGGTGAAATGGAAAGACGATATACTTTAATGTCAAAAACAAAAACAAAAAATATCGAAAACTATAATGAAAAAGCACAAAAAGAGGGCTATGAAACTATGCCTTATATAGTTGTTGTTATTGATGAGTTAGCTGATTTGATGATGACAAGTGGAAAAGATGTTGAGTATTCTATTGCAAGGCTTGCACAAATGGCAAGAGCAAGTGGTATTCACTTAATAGTTGCAACTCAAAGACCTTCAGTT
Protein-coding regions in this window:
- a CDS encoding DNA translocase FtsK — its product is MAKKIISLIFLFIIIYFQFSAFASGKDVVGNVGFSFAQFSYKYFGYLSYMYLLLLLYPLYIINFRKNLDQRDLLLNILIIFLLLFVCLMFQALVVENPYSRGEIGNILIDSLTPIIGQAGLYIFVIVGFIISFLVLFETSDYDIEDLKRLKNKIKLKNNIAIFKKNEKINTNNKKEITYKIEQLNKIKDQKALLKSNLAQIESQLQLQPQNIEKREEIETSVSINNDINDIQVTEYQNIIVEELEENKKLLDQIEIGETIKPKDFELPPTIFFQNPPKENKTKVNEAFIDKKIADLLDKLAMFKIEGDVVRTYTGPVVTTFEFKPAPNVKVSKILSLQDDLAMALKAQTIRIQAPIPGKDVVGIEVPNEDTQTIYLREMLESEIFQSSISPLTMILGKDIVGKPFITDLKKLPHLLIAGTTGSGKSVGINSMILSLLYKNSPDNLRLVMIDPKMLEFSMYNDIPHLLTPVITKASDAINALANMVGEMERRYTLMSKTKTKNIENYNEKAQKEGYETMPYIVVVIDELADLMMTSGKDVEYSIARLAQMARASGIHLIVATQRPSVDVVTGLIKANLPSRLSYKVGQKIDSKIILDSMGAESLLGRGDMLFTPPGTPGLVRIHAPWSTETEIEQVVEFLKAQREVQYDMNFIKDRATSSLSNSSNGATNTDLTELDDLYEDAKEVVLADRKTSISYIQRRLRIGYNRAATIVEQLEQTGVLSEADTKGNREILVQ